The uncultured Fibrobacter sp. genome includes a window with the following:
- a CDS encoding glycine--tRNA ligase: MAKKVQDALKDIISLCKRRGFIFPGSEIYDGLANTWDYGPYGVELKRNIKNLWWKKFVTSRQDVLGLDSSILLNPRVWKASGHVGNFSDPLVDCLACHERFRADQLLEDKLGEGCCAGKNFDEVHQMMMDNKIECPTCGKTDWTKPRAFNLMFQTEIGVIEGEGNKVYLRPETAQGIFVDFKNIVDNVRPRIPFGVGQIGKSFRNEITPGNFIFRTREFEQMELEFFCEPGTELDWYNFWRKYCFDWLVNDLGVNKEKLRLREHAKEELSHYSNGTTDVEYEFPFGWGELWGIASRTNYDLTQHQNESKVKQEYIDPVQNKRYIPYVVEPSLGVERLLLVLLCDAYDVEKLENDERTVLHFDPKIAPVKVAVLPLVKKGQVKAKAEELYQKLLNRWNVEYDETQSIGKRYRRQDELGTPFCVTVDFDTVGEGESDPAKLGFVTVRERDSMKQELVKIDELEAYLSAKLGC; this comes from the coding sequence ATGGCAAAGAAAGTTCAGGATGCCCTCAAGGACATCATCTCCCTCTGCAAGCGCCGCGGTTTCATTTTCCCCGGCTCCGAAATTTACGACGGCCTCGCCAACACTTGGGACTACGGTCCGTATGGCGTGGAACTGAAGCGCAACATCAAGAACCTCTGGTGGAAGAAGTTTGTGACCAGCCGCCAGGATGTGCTCGGTCTCGATAGCTCCATTCTTTTGAACCCCCGCGTTTGGAAGGCCTCTGGCCACGTGGGCAACTTCTCTGACCCGCTGGTCGACTGCCTCGCTTGCCACGAACGTTTCCGTGCCGACCAGCTTTTGGAAGACAAGCTCGGCGAAGGCTGCTGCGCCGGCAAGAACTTTGATGAAGTCCACCAGATGATGATGGACAACAAGATTGAATGCCCGACCTGTGGCAAGACCGACTGGACCAAGCCCCGCGCATTCAACCTGATGTTCCAGACCGAAATCGGTGTGATCGAAGGCGAAGGCAACAAGGTTTACCTCCGTCCGGAAACGGCTCAGGGTATCTTCGTTGACTTCAAGAACATTGTCGACAACGTCCGCCCGCGTATCCCGTTCGGTGTGGGACAAATCGGTAAGTCCTTCCGTAACGAAATCACTCCGGGTAACTTCATCTTCCGTACCCGCGAATTCGAACAGATGGAACTTGAATTCTTCTGCGAACCGGGCACCGAACTTGACTGGTATAATTTCTGGCGCAAGTACTGCTTCGACTGGCTCGTAAACGACCTCGGCGTGAACAAGGAAAAGCTCCGCCTCCGCGAACATGCCAAGGAAGAACTTTCCCACTACTCCAACGGCACCACCGACGTCGAATACGAATTCCCGTTCGGTTGGGGCGAACTCTGGGGTATCGCCAGCCGTACGAACTACGATTTGACGCAGCACCAGAACGAATCCAAGGTCAAGCAGGAATACATTGACCCGGTCCAGAACAAGCGTTACATCCCGTACGTGGTGGAACCGTCCCTCGGTGTGGAACGTCTGCTCCTCGTGCTCCTCTGCGACGCCTACGACGTGGAAAAGCTCGAAAACGACGAACGTACCGTGCTCCACTTTGACCCGAAGATTGCTCCGGTGAAGGTTGCCGTTCTCCCGCTCGTGAAGAAGGGCCAGGTGAAGGCCAAGGCCGAAGAACTCTACCAGAAACTCCTCAACCGCTGGAACGTGGAATACGATGAAACGCAGTCCATCGGTAAGCGCTACCGCCGTCAGGACGAACTCGGCACGCCGTTCTGCGTGACCGTTGACTTCGACACGGTGGGCGAGGGTGAATCCGATCCGGCAAAGCTCGGCTTCGTGACGGTTCGCGAACGCGACTCCATGAAGCAGGAACTGGTGAAGATCGACGAACTCGAAGCTTACCTCTCCGCAAAACTCGGCTGCTAG
- a CDS encoding phosphatase PAP2 family protein produces the protein MRNLVYVILFATAVAFAQGGNSAAIQSADFSATNDSTQKLSPFDHLGSNMLWSLVGWPFLFHATGSAATYYLSTNDYDLMVARFAARQNTVAFGIAFTPGMAMGTVFPFLVPGYMYFISSNKALNNTGAVAAQATAVAFLYNNILKAISGRAHPNAENNNGELSRDFKWGFGRRGVFYGWPSGHSMTNASLAMSIASYNRDNPWIVAGCGLYASYVATSMVLGAKGEAHWFSDAIAGTLMGASIGWYIGNTFYKEKTGATKTIPKVTIAPVFYDDYKGAVLSVRI, from the coding sequence ATGAGAAATCTGGTCTACGTTATTTTATTTGCAACAGCAGTCGCCTTCGCACAAGGAGGCAACTCAGCAGCAATTCAAAGCGCAGATTTCTCGGCGACAAATGATTCCACTCAAAAACTATCTCCGTTTGACCACCTAGGCAGCAATATGCTCTGGAGCCTCGTCGGTTGGCCATTCCTTTTCCACGCGACCGGTAGCGCAGCCACATATTACCTTTCCACAAACGATTACGACCTCATGGTGGCGAGGTTTGCCGCACGCCAAAACACTGTCGCTTTTGGCATCGCATTCACTCCGGGGATGGCCATGGGAACCGTCTTCCCCTTTCTCGTTCCCGGGTACATGTACTTTATCAGTAGCAACAAGGCTCTAAACAATACAGGAGCAGTTGCAGCGCAGGCAACCGCCGTCGCATTCCTCTACAACAACATTCTCAAGGCCATTTCGGGACGAGCACACCCCAATGCCGAAAACAACAACGGAGAACTTTCACGCGATTTCAAGTGGGGATTCGGCAGGCGTGGCGTTTTTTACGGCTGGCCTTCTGGCCATTCCATGACAAACGCTTCACTGGCCATGAGTATCGCAAGCTACAACCGCGACAACCCTTGGATTGTTGCAGGCTGCGGGCTTTACGCAAGCTACGTTGCCACAAGTATGGTGCTAGGAGCCAAAGGCGAAGCACATTGGTTTTCCGATGCCATCGCAGGCACATTGATGGGAGCATCCATCGGTTGGTACATCGGGAATACTTTCTATAAAGAAAAAACAGGGGCAACAAAAACAATACCCAAAGTCACCATCGCACCAGTATTCTATGACGATTATAAAGGTGCTGTCTTGAGCGTGCGAATCTAA
- a CDS encoding HDIG domain-containing metalloprotein, with protein sequence MKKKQMKLHLFIGWLLILGIAFLLFPDKNVAVQAERPHLGQLSTRTIVAPINFEVPKTEQEIEQERNRAAEKINAIFEFNTDESNRIYDDLKQYLSKLASYGALQSQINSADDEESPIQPKVQQASRLYETLKSRLSPSAIKQLSVNSKARDSLLSKFSKMLQKGVSNTYIASSETAVQLYRDTYNVQELKFIIYNKPNVALIKDNQELTLEVSSIQPVQRSIDETFAELQLSFPNDQGILSAFYEALYVFTLPNVFYLDKETMARKQQARDKVTRIKGMIPRGMEIVTQGSPVTKEILERIDALQLAQKKEENSRVLTAPYGHFLMFLIVITAFYLFMLVVSTHSMFRTPRQLWSLSVLVALQLFAFWGGKYLTDFLSQTPELASFSEKVDFMWLYPFAFTPVIATVLYDRRLSTGFCVFSAFTFGILNGYDLAATIAVIVVLFTTTQPLTRMRYRVQFLWGIFAGIGSLAVAITIMFLLRNRMEFAPFYQTLIAASVNVIACTAIASVLFMHLIERIHGITTVLTLMEMSDFNRPALKRISELAPGTFHHSIQVSNLAEKVADSIGANSLLVRVMALYHDLGKTMRPEYFTENQKQGVNPHNSLDPYQSVKIITGHVEHGAILAKEYKIPDLVAAGITEHHGTTIIQYFYHKALEETTDTDKVVKEEDFRYKGPKPQSKETAILMLADIIEATSRSMTDTSPESLEEMIHKTIQGRFMEGQFNESDLSIKELFKLEKAFLHSLDGTYHTRVKYPGQR encoded by the coding sequence ATGAAGAAGAAACAGATGAAGCTCCACCTCTTTATCGGATGGCTACTCATACTAGGCATCGCCTTCTTGCTTTTCCCAGACAAGAACGTAGCCGTGCAAGCCGAACGCCCGCACCTGGGGCAGCTCAGCACCCGCACCATCGTTGCCCCCATCAACTTCGAGGTTCCCAAGACCGAACAAGAAATTGAGCAGGAACGCAACCGCGCCGCCGAAAAGATCAACGCCATCTTCGAGTTCAACACCGACGAAAGCAACCGCATCTACGACGACCTGAAGCAGTACCTCTCCAAACTCGCCTCGTACGGCGCGCTCCAGTCCCAAATCAACTCGGCCGACGACGAAGAATCGCCCATCCAGCCCAAGGTGCAACAGGCCTCCCGCCTTTACGAAACACTCAAGTCCCGCCTTTCCCCTTCGGCCATCAAGCAGCTGAGCGTCAACTCCAAGGCAAGGGATTCCCTGCTTTCGAAATTCAGCAAGATGCTGCAAAAGGGAGTCTCTAACACGTACATCGCCAGTTCCGAAACGGCAGTGCAGCTTTACCGCGATACATACAACGTCCAGGAACTCAAGTTCATCATTTACAACAAACCGAACGTCGCGCTAATCAAGGACAACCAGGAATTGACGCTCGAAGTCAGTTCCATACAGCCGGTCCAGCGCAGCATCGACGAAACCTTTGCAGAACTGCAACTCAGTTTCCCCAACGACCAAGGTATCTTGAGCGCCTTCTACGAAGCACTGTACGTATTCACTCTGCCCAACGTATTCTACCTCGATAAAGAGACGATGGCCCGCAAGCAGCAGGCCCGCGACAAGGTGACCCGCATCAAGGGCATGATTCCGCGCGGCATGGAAATCGTGACGCAAGGTTCTCCCGTCACCAAGGAAATTCTCGAAAGGATTGACGCGCTGCAGCTTGCCCAGAAAAAAGAAGAGAACTCGAGAGTGCTGACCGCACCGTACGGGCACTTCCTCATGTTCCTCATCGTCATCACGGCGTTCTACCTGTTCATGCTCGTGGTCTCGACGCACTCGATGTTCAGGACCCCGAGGCAATTGTGGAGTTTGTCTGTACTCGTCGCTTTGCAGCTGTTCGCCTTCTGGGGCGGCAAGTACCTCACGGACTTCCTGAGCCAGACTCCTGAACTCGCCTCCTTCTCCGAGAAGGTGGACTTCATGTGGCTGTACCCGTTCGCCTTCACGCCGGTCATCGCGACCGTGCTCTACGACAGGCGCCTGAGCACAGGCTTCTGCGTATTCTCCGCATTCACGTTCGGCATTCTCAACGGATACGACCTCGCAGCGACCATCGCCGTCATCGTGGTGCTCTTCACCACGACACAGCCGCTGACCCGCATGCGCTACCGCGTACAGTTCTTGTGGGGAATTTTCGCCGGCATCGGTTCTTTGGCCGTCGCCATCACGATTATGTTCCTGCTGCGTAACCGCATGGAATTCGCCCCGTTCTACCAGACGCTCATCGCCGCAAGCGTAAACGTCATCGCCTGTACGGCAATCGCATCCGTGCTCTTTATGCACTTGATTGAACGCATCCACGGCATCACGACCGTGCTTACACTCATGGAGATGTCCGACTTCAACAGGCCGGCCCTCAAGCGCATCTCGGAACTCGCTCCCGGCACGTTCCACCACAGCATCCAGGTTTCGAACCTCGCCGAGAAGGTTGCCGACAGCATCGGTGCCAACTCCCTCCTGGTCCGCGTCATGGCGCTCTACCACGACCTCGGCAAGACGATGCGCCCGGAATACTTTACCGAGAACCAGAAGCAGGGCGTGAACCCGCACAACTCGCTCGACCCGTACCAGTCCGTCAAGATTATCACAGGGCACGTGGAGCACGGAGCCATCCTCGCAAAAGAATACAAGATTCCGGACCTCGTTGCCGCAGGCATCACCGAGCACCACGGTACGACCATCATCCAGTATTTCTACCACAAGGCCCTCGAAGAGACGACCGATACCGACAAGGTCGTCAAGGAAGAAGATTTCCGTTACAAAGGCCCGAAGCCGCAGAGCAAGGAAACCGCCATCCTCATGCTCGCCGACATCATCGAAGCCACCAGCCGCTCCATGACAGACACCTCCCCCGAAAGTCTGGAAGAAATGATCCACAAGACAATCCAGGGCCGCTTCATGGAAGGCCAGTTCAACGAAAGCGACCTTTCCATCAAGGAACTGTTCAAGCTGGAGAAGGCATTCCTGCACAGCCTCGACGGGACGTATCACACGCGAGTGAAGTATCCGGGACAAAGGTAA
- a CDS encoding M23 family metallopeptidase produces MKLHISILLLALPFAVLAKEDNIAEDAIQRLEENAALTLDDDALESLKEISDNSDAGLHMHPGSTVKNELQESAAAEASADTADNPNEMSQEEADAELAAFTDSAFAGQELKKLQLDMTTAIVPTESRRIAGPYGIRTYRMHRGIDLGLCHGENRTIVAAFAGKVVKVRNQGRRRGYGKYVILDHGNGLTTLYAHLASWNVNVGDELQAGDTIGVGGNTGRSFGAHLHFEMRYEGIYIDPATIFNFEQGTFWNVSVELDPEKLLAAEGGFQKELSKHRYYKVRSGDCLGKIARKYGISIQRLKQLNNIKGNLIRPGQVLRCS; encoded by the coding sequence ATGAAATTGCATATATCTATATTATTGCTTGCCCTCCCGTTTGCCGTTCTCGCGAAAGAAGACAACATTGCTGAAGATGCCATCCAGCGACTCGAAGAGAATGCCGCACTGACTCTCGACGACGACGCTCTTGAATCCCTGAAAGAAATTTCCGACAATTCCGATGCGGGTCTGCACATGCACCCCGGTTCCACGGTCAAAAACGAACTCCAGGAAAGCGCTGCTGCCGAAGCAAGCGCCGATACGGCAGATAACCCGAACGAAATGAGCCAGGAAGAAGCCGACGCAGAACTCGCCGCCTTTACCGACTCCGCATTCGCGGGCCAGGAACTCAAGAAACTCCAGCTGGACATGACCACGGCCATCGTCCCGACCGAAAGCCGCCGAATCGCAGGCCCCTACGGGATCCGTACCTACCGCATGCACCGCGGCATCGATTTGGGCCTTTGCCATGGTGAGAACCGCACTATCGTGGCCGCTTTTGCCGGAAAAGTCGTAAAAGTCCGCAATCAGGGCCGCCGCAGGGGCTATGGCAAGTACGTCATCCTGGACCACGGGAACGGCCTCACGACGCTTTATGCGCACCTCGCCAGCTGGAACGTGAACGTCGGCGACGAGCTCCAGGCCGGGGACACCATCGGCGTCGGAGGAAACACGGGCCGCTCGTTCGGGGCGCACCTGCACTTCGAGATGCGCTACGAGGGCATCTACATCGACCCCGCCACCATTTTCAACTTTGAACAAGGCACATTCTGGAACGTGAGCGTCGAACTCGACCCTGAAAAGCTGCTCGCCGCCGAAGGCGGATTCCAGAAGGAACTGTCCAAGCACCGCTACTACAAAGTGCGCAGCGGAGACTGCCTCGGGAAAATCGCCCGCAAGTACGGCATCAGCATCCAGCGACTCAAGCAGTTGAACAACATCAAGGGCAACCTCATCCGTCCGGGTCAGGTTTTGCGCTGCTCCTAA
- a CDS encoding glycoside hydrolase family 9 protein, translating to MNTKRITLPVILALSGVSFAATAYINQIGYRTSGFKELTLFEGSGNVDFVDQSGQTVLSVTPSAAANWDGSGQSVQLVDFSELKTPGTYTIKVNGQEVRKDLKIADNTYGEVSKALLKWFYYQRASMALDEQYAGKWKRSAGHPDMSVAFHSSATGGSGTVDSPKGWYDAGDYGKYIVNSGISTYTLLSLYEHFPAYFDKLKWNIPADGNLPDLLVEIKYNLDWMLTMQAADGGVYHKLTTLQFCGTVMPNEDVDTRYIIGKSVTATYDFAGVMAVAARVYEKFDATFATKALEAAKKAYAWGEANPNVFYKQPHDVATGTYSDNNAKDEKNFAAAELYVTTKDASYKSEGAFTTIPGWADMSGLVTYSKASHSDVFSDAAAAKDSLLAAADRYVKNASTGFGVPMTKGDFYWGSNSVAANMGVWLLYAYYLTADKKYYNSAVRTLDYLLGKNPMDMSYVTGFGSKSPMHPHHRPSQADGINEPVPGMLVGGPQPGGEDIGKNEWECKDYRVNGAPAKSYLDDECSYASNEVAINWNSPIAYLAGAIEALNSGFAPSFAVDGVVALPKARPVLKAVDGSPKLRFDSHKVFIESNGIRYDLKGKKLK from the coding sequence ATGAATACAAAGAGAATAACACTTCCGGTAATCCTTGCCTTGTCTGGCGTTTCTTTTGCTGCAACGGCCTATATTAACCAGATTGGCTATCGAACGAGTGGTTTCAAGGAACTTACTCTGTTCGAGGGGAGTGGTAACGTTGATTTTGTCGATCAGTCGGGCCAGACGGTGCTTTCTGTGACTCCTTCGGCTGCCGCGAATTGGGATGGCAGTGGTCAAAGTGTACAACTCGTTGATTTCTCCGAACTCAAGACTCCTGGTACTTACACCATCAAGGTGAACGGGCAAGAAGTCCGCAAGGACCTGAAAATCGCGGACAATACCTACGGCGAGGTGTCGAAGGCGCTCTTGAAGTGGTTCTATTACCAGCGTGCTTCTATGGCTCTGGACGAACAATATGCGGGCAAGTGGAAACGCAGTGCGGGTCACCCCGACATGAGTGTGGCTTTCCATAGCTCCGCCACGGGTGGCAGTGGTACTGTCGATAGCCCCAAGGGCTGGTACGATGCTGGCGACTACGGCAAGTACATCGTGAATTCGGGCATTTCCACCTACACGCTCCTGAGCCTCTATGAGCATTTCCCTGCTTATTTTGACAAACTCAAATGGAATATCCCGGCCGACGGTAACCTGCCGGATTTGCTTGTCGAAATCAAGTACAACCTGGATTGGATGCTGACCATGCAGGCTGCGGACGGGGGCGTCTATCACAAGCTTACGACGCTCCAGTTCTGCGGCACGGTGATGCCGAACGAAGACGTGGATACTCGTTATATCATTGGAAAAAGCGTTACGGCAACGTATGATTTTGCCGGGGTGATGGCTGTTGCCGCCCGTGTGTACGAGAAGTTTGATGCCACGTTTGCAACCAAGGCCCTTGAAGCTGCCAAAAAGGCGTATGCCTGGGGTGAAGCGAACCCGAACGTGTTCTACAAGCAGCCGCACGATGTGGCTACAGGAACCTACTCCGACAACAATGCCAAGGACGAAAAGAACTTTGCTGCTGCGGAACTCTATGTGACGACCAAGGATGCCTCGTACAAGAGTGAAGGTGCTTTTACGACGATTCCGGGGTGGGCTGACATGAGTGGCTTGGTCACCTACAGCAAGGCTTCGCATTCGGATGTGTTCAGTGATGCCGCTGCTGCGAAAGACAGTCTGCTTGCCGCTGCCGACCGCTATGTGAAAAATGCCTCGACCGGCTTTGGTGTGCCCATGACGAAGGGCGACTTTTACTGGGGCTCGAACAGTGTGGCCGCCAACATGGGTGTCTGGCTGCTTTACGCCTACTACCTGACTGCCGACAAGAAGTATTACAATTCGGCGGTGCGTACGCTCGACTACCTGTTGGGAAAAAATCCGATGGACATGTCCTATGTGACTGGGTTCGGTTCCAAGTCCCCGATGCACCCGCATCATCGCCCGAGCCAGGCCGATGGAATCAATGAACCGGTACCGGGGATGCTCGTGGGTGGCCCGCAGCCCGGCGGCGAGGATATCGGTAAAAATGAATGGGAATGCAAGGATTACCGTGTGAACGGGGCTCCTGCCAAGTCTTATCTGGACGACGAATGCAGCTATGCGAGCAACGAGGTCGCTATCAACTGGAATTCTCCGATTGCCTATTTGGCGGGGGCCATTGAGGCGCTCAATTCGGGATTTGCTCCGTCTTTTGCTGTCGATGGAGTTGTTGCTCTCCCGAAGGCTCGCCCGGTGTTAAAGGCTGTCGACGGCTCTCCGAAACTGCGTTTTGACAGCCACAAGGTGTTTATCGAAAGCAACGGAATCCGCTACGATTTGAAGGGCAAGAAACTCAAGTAA